The following coding sequences are from one Paenibacillus sp. FSL R5-0912 window:
- a CDS encoding protein-tyrosine phosphatase family protein: MANYHELIEGKVYIGGENALLEALQEQEITDVFDLRDTGTKAEGFPEHVTRHHFPIVEDEGGQEDSVQAAIQAVTAAVNDGKTVYFHCAGGRNRTGTVATGVLLELGHAANVEEAEALAKEKRPDINIKQDMRDILKGFYSSK; encoded by the coding sequence ATGGCGAATTATCATGAATTGATCGAAGGTAAAGTATACATCGGCGGGGAGAATGCGCTACTAGAAGCCCTGCAGGAGCAAGAGATTACCGATGTGTTTGACTTAAGGGATACCGGAACGAAGGCAGAAGGCTTCCCTGAGCATGTAACCCGTCATCATTTTCCGATCGTGGAGGATGAGGGCGGACAGGAAGATTCTGTTCAAGCGGCAATCCAGGCAGTTACGGCAGCAGTAAATGATGGGAAAACTGTGTATTTCCATTGTGCCGGCGGACGGAACCGTACAGGAACTGTGGCCACAGGAGTCCTGCTTGAACTTGGCCATGCTGCGAATGTAGAAGAGGCGGAAGCCTTGGCCAAAGAAAAGCGTCCGGATATCAACATCAAGCAGGATATGCGTGATATACTGAAGGGCTTTTATTCATCCAAGTAA
- a CDS encoding thioredoxin family protein, whose protein sequence is MIIKILGSGCANCKKLEGHAREAVKQLGLDVTFEKVQNYKEIVSYGVMKTPALVVDNQVKIMGRVASVEEIKKLL, encoded by the coding sequence ATGATTATCAAGATTCTAGGGTCTGGATGCGCAAACTGCAAGAAACTGGAGGGGCATGCTAGAGAAGCAGTTAAACAACTTGGATTGGATGTGACTTTCGAAAAGGTTCAGAATTATAAGGAGATTGTGTCATACGGAGTCATGAAAACACCAGCACTGGTTGTTGACAATCAAGTGAAAATTATGGGCAGAGTGGCATCGGTTGAGGAAATTAAGAAGCTGCTGTAA
- a CDS encoding permease, whose amino-acid sequence MLKHTKKIGAIIVPAEMLAKYAGPDNPFAVFIAVVLGIPLYSNALGTIPIAEALIHKGVGMGTALAFMMAVTALSLPEMILLRKVIKPKLIAAFVLITGIGIILVGYLFNLIV is encoded by the coding sequence TTGCTTAAACATACGAAAAAAATAGGAGCCATCATAGTGCCTGCGGAGATGCTTGCCAAATACGCCGGACCTGATAATCCCTTTGCGGTATTTATTGCCGTCGTTCTAGGAATCCCCCTTTATTCCAACGCTTTAGGTACAATCCCAATTGCAGAAGCTTTAATTCATAAAGGGGTGGGAATGGGAACCGCACTCGCCTTTATGATGGCGGTCACTGCGCTGTCATTACCTGAGATGATTTTGCTGCGAAAGGTGATCAAACCGAAACTAATCGCCGCTTTTGTACTGATAACTGGTATTGGTATTATTCTGGTCGGTTATTTGTTCAATCTTATTGTTTAG
- the arsD gene encoding arsenite efflux transporter metallochaperone ArsD, which produces MKRIEIYDPAMCCSTGVCGPVADPELIRISAVVHNLKKQAVDVSRYNLTSEPDAFVTNGEVRQLLADEGPEVLPVTFVDGKVVKKQGYPTNEELEQWTGIAAAELTAKPRIRLEIKTKS; this is translated from the coding sequence ATGAAAAGAATTGAAATCTATGATCCGGCGATGTGCTGCTCCACCGGTGTATGTGGGCCTGTAGCTGATCCTGAATTAATTCGTATATCTGCTGTAGTTCATAACTTGAAGAAGCAGGCTGTAGATGTATCCAGATATAATCTGACCAGTGAACCGGATGCCTTTGTTACGAATGGTGAAGTCAGACAATTGCTGGCTGATGAAGGTCCTGAAGTATTGCCTGTTACTTTTGTAGACGGGAAAGTGGTTAAGAAACAGGGCTACCCCACGAATGAAGAGTTAGAGCAGTGGACAGGGATTGCCGCAGCTGAATTGACAGCCAAGCCCCGCATCCGTCTTGAAATCAAGACGAAGTCATAA
- the arsA gene encoding arsenical pump-driving ATPase codes for MSKLFDPLTMLPTPYLFFTGKGGVGKTSTACAAAVALADSGKRVLLVSTDPASNLQDVFGVELFNHPTPIEEVPNLFAANLDPETAAEEYKAKVVAPYRGVLPDSVVASMEEQLSGACTVEIAAFDEFTTLLTDEKLKAQFDHILFDTAPTGHTLRLLQLPSAWSGFLDESTHGASCLGPLAGLEGKKVLYHEAVKSLSDKDLTTLILVTRPELSPLREAARASSELKETGIKNQLLVVNGVLTSSINEDEVGKSFVERQQKALSHMPAELQALASYTIPLAPFNVTGIASLRAFFAPVQGNPDHVQQVEVNADIPSLEALISDLEGSGIRVIFTMGKGGVGKTTVASAIAVGLAERGHRVHLSTTDPAAHLEYVFGDHSDQISVSRVDPKVELEKYQQEVIRQNADSLDEEGLAFLEEDLRSPCTEEIAVFRAFADLVERSEEEIVVIDTAPTGHTLLLLDATQEYHKEIARSSGVIPDSVQHLLPRLRDPKETSVVIVTLAEATPVYEASRLEQDLKRAGIPTKWWAINQSFAAAGTTDPVLSGRAHAELNWIQKVEQNAEGHVVIIPWKSNEVTGYEQLKELSWRKATAARE; via the coding sequence ATGTCTAAACTCTTTGATCCACTGACTATGCTGCCGACACCTTACCTGTTCTTTACAGGGAAAGGCGGGGTGGGTAAGACCTCAACAGCCTGTGCGGCAGCAGTTGCGCTGGCAGACTCCGGCAAACGGGTTCTGCTGGTGAGCACAGACCCCGCCTCCAATCTACAGGATGTTTTCGGTGTAGAGCTGTTTAACCATCCCACTCCCATTGAAGAGGTTCCCAATCTTTTTGCGGCTAATTTAGATCCGGAGACTGCCGCCGAAGAATATAAGGCAAAAGTGGTTGCTCCTTACCGGGGAGTATTGCCTGATTCGGTCGTCGCGTCGATGGAAGAACAGTTATCAGGAGCATGTACGGTGGAAATTGCTGCTTTTGATGAGTTTACAACCCTGTTGACGGATGAGAAATTGAAGGCACAGTTCGATCATATTCTGTTTGACACTGCGCCAACAGGACACACGCTGCGGCTGTTGCAGCTGCCTTCAGCCTGGAGCGGCTTCCTGGATGAAAGTACGCATGGTGCCTCATGTCTGGGTCCACTGGCGGGTCTGGAAGGTAAAAAAGTTCTATATCATGAAGCGGTTAAATCCTTATCGGACAAGGATCTGACTACCCTAATCCTGGTTACCCGTCCGGAGCTTTCTCCCTTAAGGGAAGCCGCACGTGCATCATCTGAACTAAAAGAAACCGGGATAAAAAATCAGCTGCTTGTGGTTAATGGGGTACTTACTTCATCTATCAACGAAGATGAAGTTGGGAAGAGCTTTGTAGAGCGGCAACAGAAGGCGCTGTCACATATGCCTGCTGAACTACAGGCTCTAGCAAGCTACACAATCCCCTTAGCTCCCTTTAATGTTACAGGCATCGCAAGCTTGCGTGCATTCTTCGCTCCAGTCCAAGGGAATCCAGATCATGTACAACAGGTAGAGGTAAACGCTGACATCCCCTCACTTGAAGCCTTGATCTCCGATTTGGAGGGTAGCGGGATTCGGGTGATTTTTACGATGGGTAAAGGCGGTGTGGGGAAAACAACTGTAGCCTCTGCTATAGCTGTCGGCCTGGCCGAACGGGGACACCGGGTTCATCTCAGTACAACAGATCCGGCGGCTCATCTGGAATATGTATTCGGTGATCATTCCGATCAGATTTCCGTAAGCCGGGTGGATCCGAAGGTGGAACTAGAGAAATATCAGCAAGAGGTGATCCGCCAGAATGCAGATTCCCTGGATGAAGAGGGGCTTGCCTTCCTGGAAGAGGATTTAAGATCGCCATGTACCGAAGAGATCGCCGTGTTTCGTGCATTTGCTGACTTGGTAGAGCGCTCTGAGGAAGAGATTGTAGTTATAGATACAGCACCAACCGGACATACGCTGTTATTGCTGGATGCGACTCAGGAATACCATAAGGAAATCGCCCGTTCTTCCGGCGTCATTCCGGATTCCGTGCAGCATTTACTGCCGAGACTTCGTGATCCGAAGGAGACAAGCGTCGTTATTGTCACGCTGGCGGAGGCAACGCCGGTCTATGAAGCCTCCCGCCTGGAACAGGATCTGAAGCGTGCGGGTATACCAACGAAATGGTGGGCGATTAATCAAAGCTTTGCTGCTGCAGGGACAACAGATCCAGTGCTTAGCGGGCGGGCTCATGCAGAACTGAATTGGATTCAGAAGGTAGAACAAAATGCTGAGGGGCATGTGGTAATCATCCCTTGGAAGTCTAATGAAGTAACCGGGTATGAGCAGCTTAAAGAACTCTCGTGGCGGAAAGCAACTGCTGCTAGAGAATAG
- the arsC gene encoding arsenate reductase (thioredoxin), protein MDKKTIYFLCTGNSCRSQMAEGWAKKYLSEEWNVYSAGIEAHGLNPKAVQAMNEVGIDISAQTSDIIDPQLLNNADLVITLCGDAADKCPITPPQVKREHWGFDDPAKAQGTDEEKWAVFQRVRDQVGERIKQFAETGK, encoded by the coding sequence ATGGATAAGAAAACCATTTACTTTTTGTGTACAGGAAACTCCTGCCGGAGCCAGATGGCCGAAGGCTGGGCTAAGAAATACTTGAGCGAGGAATGGAATGTGTACAGTGCAGGTATAGAGGCTCACGGTCTGAATCCGAAAGCTGTTCAAGCGATGAACGAAGTAGGAATTGACATCTCAGCTCAAACGTCTGATATTATTGATCCGCAGCTGCTTAATAATGCTGACCTTGTGATTACATTGTGCGGAGACGCTGCAGATAAATGTCCAATTACTCCGCCCCAAGTGAAACGTGAGCACTGGGGATTTGATGACCCTGCGAAAGCGCAAGGAACAGATGAAGAGAAGTGGGCAGTCTTCCAGCGGGTTCGTGATCAAGTGGGCGAGCGCATCAAGCAATTCGCTGAAACAGGAAAATAA